The following is a genomic window from candidate division WOR-3 bacterium.
TGAGGTAATGTGAAATGTCTTTCCACCAGCGTTTCTTTTATAGACTTGCTAATAACGACATTGACATCAATAAAGAATACATTGAGAAGATGATAAAATATGGGGCTAAATTTATGATGAATTTTTGAACTATCCAACATACTTATTGGTGGATTGCGGTAATGGACTATGATTTTGTGATGATAAAATAATTTAAGTATGACCGCGGACAATAAGTATGCCAGACCCAAGAAATGAATGTGGACAATCTGACCTTTGATTTCTTTCAGAGCATGCACCATATTTACAAGTGAGGAAATACTGAATCGCTTATTGGCAGTATGTTTGCAAATATATACCCGGCCATATTTTTCAAGTCGGTTAAGATAATCACGCCTTTCGCTAAACAAATATGCTACTTTACCATCATTTCTTTTTATAGTATCCGATAATAACTCAAGGCTTCGGATAAAGGCACCTGGACTCGGAGCAATGTAGTCTGCAGCAAATATAATATTTAACTTTCGCATCCCTTTTTTCGCAGCAATCTTCGTAATCGTGAAGTAATTTTGCTCGTTAATCTTTTTTTAAAAAAGTTGATGACAATTTTGTCATCAATCCTTTTTTTATATCTTATTAAATCACCAAAATAGCCAATCAAAAAAGGCACACTCCCTATATGAGGATAATCAAATGAATATTTGAATGAAGCAAAAAAGATAAAGATTGGGTCATACCCTAAGTAATACCTGCTTTTACCTATATCAATAAATCCATACCAGAAACCACCTCCACTCCAGGTGGGACGAAGATGAGTTATTTTTAAATCTTGAAAATTACGGGTTTTGTAACCCAGACACATCGCCCGTACAGTTGATACACTATCCGGAGCCCTTGTTAATCTCCAGCCGGTTTTTTCAAAACATTCTTTTGTCCAGAGCCTGGCTGCGCCACAGGGCCATTCCAGTGGTTCCTTTTCCCATATCGTTTTTTTACCTATTTTACATACTACAATCCCACTTGCAATCCCTAAATGTTTATCTTCCTCAAATTTTTTAATGAGTCTTTCAAAATAGTCATTGGGTAGTACTATATCAGCATCAAGGATTCCAATGTAGTCAAATGAATTGTGCCAAATTTTTCTGAAATATTCAAATCCCTCAGCAACAACCTTTGAATAATGGAATCCGATCTCGCGTTTTTTCTTTCCTTCAAGTCTTATTATTTTAATCCAAAATACCTTCTTTGCCCACTCCTGAAGTAGTTCGTATGAACCATCGGTGCTGCCGTCATCGACAAATATCCATAAAACAGGCTGAATGGTCTGATTTACCACACACCTGAGTAATTCAGGCAAAAATTTTATTTCGTTTTTTAATGGCGTAATGAGAACATACTTTCTATGTTCAATCGAATTCATAATAAGGTGTATAAAAGACTCTTATAGACTCGGCGTACTTAACTTGCCTCTTGTTTAATTGACATACCCGCAAGTATAAATTTAGAAAATAGAAGCTAAAAACAGATTGCATATATAATTTTCATTATTTAGCCCAACGAATCTATTTCGATGAACACAATAGATTTATATTCGCTTTTCTCAAAAATAATAATAGAATTAAGCAGGTAGAATACATTGTGCTCAAAAATGCAACAGCAGCTCCGAGATGAGCGAAAAATGGGATCAAAATAAATGCCAACCCAATGTTGATTAGAGCGGTAATTAGTAATGCTTTGGCCAGTTCGCGGTCCATTTTGAAAGGTAGCATGGTCTGAAATCCTAATACATTAGCAACTGCTCCTGCTAATGGCAAAAAAGCGAATATTTGCATTATAATAATTGATTCTTGATACATTGGTCCAAGGATTATTTTCACTATTATCCTAGAACCCAAAAGTATAGTAATAGCAAGAATAATTCCTATCGCAATATTTATATGCAGGATTTGCTTTAAAAACAAAACTGCTTCTTCTCTTTTTACATGGGCGGTTTTACTAATATAGGGAAAGACTGTTTGGGATAATGGTACTAATAAACGTTGTACTGCATATATCAATTTTTCAGCCGCGGCGTAATATCCCACTATTACATTATTCCAGAAGAGTCCGAGGATAAAAATATTGGTTGTAGAATATAGACTTATATTAGTGGTTGAAATAAAACTATACCAACCTTGTTTAATCTGCGAAAATATATTTTGAAGTTTTGGTGTTCTGAAGGTAATTCCAAACCTTAAAAAGGCAAGCAGCATACCCAAAATCCCTGATACCATATAACCAATAGTGTTAAACAAAGGAACATAAAAGTAATCATTAATATTCTTAATAAAAATGAATATGCACACAGTAAAAACACCTCTTTCCAAAACTGTAAGAATTGTAATATACTCCATCCTTTCCAATCCCAAAAATAGCCACACCGGAAAAAGGGTTTGGCCGATAATAATTCCAAATGTTAATATGTATACTAAAAAATCTTTTTTAAATTTGTCTATCTGCAGAAAGAGAAGAAAAACAAAAAAACAAAATGCCAAAAGTAGTGTTTTTGCATACATTACTGAACTAAAAATTTCGGCTAATTTATCCTTATTGTCACGATTGATTGATATTTCTCTCGTTGCCGAAAGTTCAAAACCATAATTAGTAATCAAAATGAAATATCCTATAAATGATTGGGCAAAAGCAATTAAACCGTATTTCTCAGGTCCGAGAACGCGAACTAAATATGGCAAAGAAATCAATGGGAAAACATAATTAGCAATTTGTACCACCATAAGAAATATAAAATTTTTTATTAATGGTTTAGTCTTAGAAACAGAAGTATGTTTATTTATGTGAATATCTTTTTGCTCAACGCTAGCGACAACTCTAAAACCCAAGATCTTCTTAATAATATTATCCATATTTTTTTTCACTATCCCCTGTTTTTTTCCCAAAACTTCAGGGAATTTTTTTAAAAATCACAAATAAACTAAACTAATACTACCCCTCGTTTTCAGATCACAAATATTAACCAAACTTTTTCTTGACCCCACAGATTATCCGTACATTACCGTGGTGAAGTTTTATGGCGAACGAAGTCAATTTAGTAATGAAATTACTGATTGCATATTGCCCCAGCAATGGGAACAACTGCTTATTTGTAGTGAAGACATCTCCAATAAGAACACCGGTATTGGAAAAAATTTCCTTAACTTGTTCTACCGTATATTCAATTATCACACTATCGCCCATTCTTTTGCCGGTTAGTTTACTGCTCCAGACAAAAATAAAGATCCCATTTTGATTCAAATGGTCAAAAA
Proteins encoded in this region:
- a CDS encoding glycosyltransferase codes for the protein MNSIEHRKYVLITPLKNEIKFLPELLRCVVNQTIQPVLWIFVDDGSTDGSYELLQEWAKKVFWIKIIRLEGKKKREIGFHYSKVVAEGFEYFRKIWHNSFDYIGILDADIVLPNDYFERLIKKFEEDKHLGIASGIVVCKIGKKTIWEKEPLEWPCGAARLWTKECFEKTGWRLTRAPDSVSTVRAMCLGYKTRNFQDLKITHLRPTWSGGGFWYGFIDIGKSRYYLGYDPIFIFFASFKYSFDYPHIGSVPFLIGYFGDLIRYKKRIDDKIVINFFKKRLTSKITSRLRRLLRKKGCES
- a CDS encoding flippase; the encoded protein is MDNIIKKILGFRVVASVEQKDIHINKHTSVSKTKPLIKNFIFLMVVQIANYVFPLISLPYLVRVLGPEKYGLIAFAQSFIGYFILITNYGFELSATREISINRDNKDKLAEIFSSVMYAKTLLLAFCFFVFLLFLQIDKFKKDFLVYILTFGIIIGQTLFPVWLFLGLERMEYITILTVLERGVFTVCIFIFIKNINDYFYVPLFNTIGYMVSGILGMLLAFLRFGITFRTPKLQNIFSQIKQGWYSFISTTNISLYSTTNIFILGLFWNNVIVGYYAAAEKLIYAVQRLLVPLSQTVFPYISKTAHVKREEAVLFLKQILHINIAIGIILAITILLGSRIIVKIILGPMYQESIIIMQIFAFLPLAGAVANVLGFQTMLPFKMDRELAKALLITALINIGLAFILIPFFAHLGAAVAFLSTMYSTCLILLLFLRKANINLLCSSK